From Chryseobacterium shandongense, the proteins below share one genomic window:
- a CDS encoding aminotransferase class IV yields MENKYFTSEELNVKNRAFLSGDAVKVSFFVRDAKLIMDEECYFFLMASMRKMRMNIPLSYTLEFFQSIFNKDIIEKGLTNGIINFQVFRNMDGITLSKSSVSYYYEIVEMNDVLSVQERPLELDMIKEINVNNNLLSNIRVHSPENIYGEIYAQENDLDDVIFLNPSKRIARAGTGNLLFLEGDVIKVPKQTEGAYISPLLENFVTFLHKNNLADIQEHEIIAFESQKAEEILLISDEKGVFSVGKIRNKTFGNNRFLELTEAWRKSF; encoded by the coding sequence TTGGAAAATAAATATTTTACATCAGAAGAATTAAATGTAAAGAACAGAGCATTTCTATCAGGAGATGCAGTGAAGGTTTCGTTCTTTGTAAGAGATGCAAAATTAATCATGGACGAAGAATGCTACTTTTTTCTGATGGCCTCCATGAGAAAAATGAGAATGAATATTCCGCTTTCCTATACCCTGGAGTTTTTCCAGTCTATTTTCAATAAAGACATTATTGAAAAAGGGTTGACAAACGGTATCATTAATTTTCAGGTGTTCCGTAATATGGACGGAATTACCTTATCAAAATCTTCCGTGTCTTATTATTATGAGATCGTGGAAATGAACGATGTATTGTCTGTTCAGGAAAGACCACTGGAACTGGATATGATCAAGGAAATTAATGTGAATAATAACCTGTTGAGCAATATACGTGTTCACAGTCCGGAAAATATTTACGGTGAAATTTATGCGCAGGAAAACGATCTTGATGATGTGATTTTTTTAAATCCTTCAAAAAGAATTGCACGAGCAGGAACTGGAAACCTTTTATTTCTGGAAGGAGATGTCATTAAAGTCCCGAAACAGACCGAAGGAGCCTATATTTCGCCTCTGCTGGAAAACTTCGTCACTTTCTTACATAAAAACAATCTTGCAGATATTCAGGAGCATGAAATTATTGCCTTCGAATCACAGAAAGCAGAAGAAATACTTTTAATCTCAGATGAAAAAGGAGTATTTTCTGTAGGAAAAATAAGAAATAAAACTTTCGGGAACAACCGATTCCTAGAGTTAACAGAAGCCTGGCGAAAAAGTTTTTAG
- a CDS encoding START-like domain-containing protein — MAKHKVHYEFPMHCLSEILYEYLATAEGLSEWFADEVTEKGDDFYFSWGGGPAEKATLIRYKPEGFVRFRWEEDEGTKHFFEMTITIDDITEDLALNITDFCEEGDEEENAMYWENLIENLRIKLGAA; from the coding sequence ATGGCGAAACATAAAGTCCATTACGAATTTCCAATGCATTGTTTATCAGAGATTTTATATGAATATCTGGCGACTGCGGAGGGGTTGTCTGAATGGTTTGCGGATGAGGTGACAGAGAAAGGGGATGACTTCTATTTTAGCTGGGGAGGCGGCCCTGCCGAAAAGGCAACTTTAATACGATATAAGCCTGAAGGTTTCGTACGTTTCAGATGGGAAGAGGATGAAGGGACGAAGCATTTCTTTGAAATGACAATCACAATCGACGATATTACTGAAGATCTGGCTCTCAATATTACAGACTTCTGCGAAGAAGGAGACGAAGAAGAAAATGCAATGTACTGGGAAAACCTTATCGAAAACCTTAGAATAAAATTGGGTGCCGCTTAA